Part of the Paenibacillus sp. JNUCC32 genome is shown below.
TGCAGCTCGTTGTGCGACATGCGGTTGCCCACTCCGGACAAGAGGACGCCCGGATTGTAAGCCTTATGATAATAGGCAAAATCATGAATGTGCGAGTTCTCCACGGCGTTGTTGCCCGGCGCGAGCGTTGTCTTGTCGCCTCCGGTGAGCGTGACGGCGGTTCCCCCGATATGGTGGATGTGGGTGTACTCGATCTTGTGGTCTGTTCCGGGAACCCCCGTAAAGTCGTTATAATGAAACCGGCTCTGGGTGTTGACCAGCACGCCGCTGTTGGTGAAGTTGCGAATTTCGCTATGGAGGACGCGCATATGGCTTCCGCCCATGAAGACGACCGCCGAATCGCGCCCGTTCTCCAGGATCAGCTCCGAGAAATCGATATGGGATGCATCCAATGCATTGATCATCGGCGTCTTGAGCATCGTCACTTCAATGGAAGGATTCGCGGTCATGAATTCGGCGTTCGGCAGAAAATAGAGCTTTCCGGCCTGGCGGTCGATGTAATACTCGCCGGGCATGTCGATCTCCTCCAGCAGGTTTTGCGCGAAATGGAAATCCGGGTACCAATTTTTGAAAATGCCGCTCATTTCTCCGTACCGGAGCGTGATGCTTCTGGCATCGGTGTCGATGGAAGCGATTTTGTTGTAGGACCATTCCCAGCTGTAGCCGAAAATGCCATCCAGCCAAATGTCGTCCGCCTGTGTCCAGTATTGCGGTCTGTCATACGTATACGTAAAGGTCCCGCCTCTTGTATGGACCTCCCCGTTCGGATCTTTCCGCGTCGGTCCGGGATCGAGGATTTCGTCCATTTGGACGGTTCCCTCGTTCGGCCAGCGTGCCAGCGTCATCCCTTGCCCGCCCACGTACAACTCCATCGGCGGCACCTTGCTCAAATCGTTGGCCAAGTAATAACCGTGCCGGCTCATCTCGCCGTAATCGGTAATGCCGAGGGCGGCCAGATCGGCGACCAGCACTTCGTTTCTTGCTTCTTCGCTAATAATGCGGTTCAGCACGGCAGGATCGGCTACCGGAACGAATGCGGATTTCTCCAGCTGCTTAGAACCGGACAAGATAACCGTTTCGCCCGGATAGGCCGTATAGGTTACCGGCTTGCCCGCTTCCCCCGAATCCTGCAAACCCAGCTCAAAGCTGGCTGCGCGCTCGTACCGGCCTTCCCGAAGATAGACCGTGACGCCGCCCCGAGGCAGCCCTTTCTTCGCTTTCAACGCCCGAATGGCGTCACGCGCTTTTTCCAACGTTCGAAACGGTTTGTTGATCGTCCCTTTGTTCGAGTCATTTCCGTCCAAGGCTACGTAAAAAGCCGTCCCGTGCGGATTTCCATAAGCCGACGCCGTCTCGGCGGCCGGCAGAAATGGATACAGCGCAAACAACAGGCTTGCCGCCAGTGCCGCAAGCACAAGCTTCTTCATAAATCGCTCCCCTTCCTCCATCGTGGAATCCGGTCAGCTCTGTCTGCGCCGTGCGCAGTGTCGTCAAAGCCCACCCGGGCAGCAGGTTTCTCCCGTTTCGTCTCCATCCGTCTATAAGCTTACTGGCCGATTATTTCAAGCCCTTATCTTTCAGGAATTGCTCGAACTGACGCGTCACCTCCTCCACGTATTTATCTTCGCCCGCCTCCTTCAGCTTGCCGTAAAGAACGGGCCAGGTCTCCTCGAAATCGAGCGTGCCGGTCACGAGTCCCCGTTTGTACTCGCCCCATACGGCATTCAGGTTCGCGATTTCCGTGCTGACCGGCTCGGAATTGAACTTGAAGGCGCCGACCGGATTGATTTCAGAGCTTTCGTTGATTTTTTTCGTTTCCTCCCATATGTTCTCCGGTTGGCCTTCCTTCAGGTAGGAATTGAAGACGCTGCCGAAGACCCAATCCATGTTCGGACGATACCTGGAATCCGGCATCGCTTTGATATACTCCCCGCTCAGCTTCTCGTAATGCACTCCCTCTAAGCCGTTGATCATCAGGTTATAGAGCTCCTTATCGGTGTTGATCAGATTGAGCAGCATCATGGCCCGTTCCGGATTCGGCGAAGTGCGGCTGATCGACTGGTTGGTCGTTGCCGAATAACCGTTGGAGAACCAATCGCTGAGCGGGATGATGATGACATCGTTTCCGCCGTTCTTCGGCTTGACCTCTGCCTCGACCCCAGGCTTCAATGTGACGTCAAACTCGACCGCGATCTGGCCCTTGGATTGGTAGTCGGTCATTTTTTCCGTGGCCGCGTCCTTGTGGATGTACCCGGCTTTATACCATTTGCTGGCCAGACGGAAATTGTCCAGCTCCTCCTCCGGATAGCGATGCAACGTGTAGGAAGGGTCATCGGTCTTGATGTAGAAATGATCGTCAAGTCCCGGAACGACCCAATATTGATCGTCATGCGCCTGCGGGTTGACAAACGAGCCGCCGAACAGGCCGATCGGAATGATGCCCGGCTCGTTCTGCTTGATTTGCTCAAGGAACGGCTCAATATCCGCTATCGTTTTGATCGTGGATGGATCCAAGCCGTATTTGTCGGCAAACCGCTTCTGCACGATAAAGCCGTATCTCGACCCGTTGATTTGCTGATTCGGGATGCCGTAAATTTCCCCGTCCACCGAGAGGCCATCCCACATCACCTGAGGGACGTCCGTCTTCAGCTGCGGCGCGTACTCATCCAGGAGCCCGTTCAGCGGTTGAATAGCCCCTTTCCGTACAAGCTCTTCCGGTTTCAGCATGTAACCGGTCCAGAGAATGTCGAACTTCTCGCCTGCCGCCAGTACGGTATTCATCTTCTGCACGTAATCC
Proteins encoded:
- a CDS encoding ABC transporter substrate-binding protein codes for the protein MKKRLFGLLAVIMIAMSALAGCGGSGGKSDTGSGTTGTQGSTPEASGASGLEPAELTWYYPLLQLQPDQKKVEEEINKIVKEKLNATVKLMPVAIGDYVQKMNTVLAAGEKFDILWTGYMLKPEELVRKGAIQPLNGLLDEYAPQLKTDVPQVMWDGLSVDGEIYGIPNQQINGSRYGFIVQKRFADKYGLDPSTIKTIADIEPFLEQIKQNEPGIIPIGLFGGSFVNPQAHDDQYWVVPGLDDHFYIKTDDPSYTLHRYPEEELDNFRLASKWYKAGYIHKDAATEKMTDYQSKGQIAVEFDVTLKPGVEAEVKPKNGGNDVIIIPLSDWFSNGYSATTNQSISRTSPNPERAMMLLNLINTDKELYNLMINGLEGVHYEKLSGEYIKAMPDSRYRPNMDWVFGSVFNSYLKEGQPENIWEETKKINESSEINPVGAFKFNSEPVSTEIANLNAVWGEYKRGLVTGTLDFEETWPVLYGKLKEAGEDKYVEEVTRQFEQFLKDKGLK